The genomic window AGCTGATCGTGGCGATAACCGAAGGCATTCCGGTTCTGGATATGCTGCGGGTGAAAAATTATCTTGCAGGCTGCAAATCAAGGCTGATCGGCCCCAATTGCCCGGGAATAATCACTCCCGGCCAGAGCAAGGTCGGCATCATGCCTGGAATTATCCATAAATCCGGCGGCCCTGTCGGCGTTGTCTCGCGGTCAGGAACACTGACCTATGAGGTTGTGCATCAATTGACCTTGCAAGGCATCGGCCAGACAACCTGCCTTGGTATCGGCGGCGATCCGGTAACCGGCACCAGTTTTATCGATTGCCTTGAAGCCTTTGAGCAGGACCCGGAGACCAAGTGTATCGTCCTGGTGGGCGAGATCGGCGGAACGGCTGAGGAAGAGGCTGCTGCTTATATTGCCGAAAAGGTCAGTAAACCGGTGGTGGGTTTTGTCGCTGGATTGAGCGCTCCGCCGGGCAGACGAATGGGACATGCCGGCGCCATTGTCAGCGGCGGCAGCGGCACCGCGCAAAGCAAAATTACGGTAATGAAAGAAGCCGGGATCCATGTCTGCGAAAATCTCGGCAGGTTCGGAGAGTTCTGTGCCGAGGTTTTTTTAAACAATTAGGAGTGGTCATTTCAAGCAAACAATGACGCTTGTCCGAATGTTTCATGATCAGCACTTGAACATCAAGGAAGACTGGATAGAGCTGTTATTGTAAGAGAAAAAGAGAAGCTGTATCAAAAAATATTGCAAACAGTGAAATATTACAAGGAAATCAGCCAAACCGCAGAAAGTATCTACCAGCCAAGCCCCATACGCTCATCACGGGGACGGGCCTCCTTGACGATGATTTTCCGGTTGTTGATTTTTTTGCCGTGCAGGTTCTGCAGGGCGATTTTCCCGGCGGTACGACTCGACATCTTGACATAGCCGAAATTTTTTGATTGCCGGGTGTAATGGTCGGTAATAATTTGGGCGTTTACCACGGCACCATAAGTTGAAAACAAATTCGACAATTCAATGTCGGTCATATTGTACATAAGATTACCAACATAAAGTTTCATAATGCGGCCTCCTTTTATTGCTTGAAAAAATTTCATGCAGTCTCTTGTTGTAGCGAGAAACGCGGCATATATAAGGAAGGATTACCGAATACATTTTTTTCAAAAGATGTGAACTGAGGAACCTTCAGTATACCTGAGTAACTCATTATTCCAAGGTATTAATTTTCTGGAAAGTGAAAGAAAAATATTTGTTGTGTAATCCCGGTAAGATAATGCCTGAAAAAAAAACTTGTATGAGGTTTCAAGAGGAGAAAGTGTTAAAATTATTTAATTATATGAATAAGTTAATAATATATTTGCTGGTGGTTTCCTTTGTTCTGATTCATGCTCAATCATACGGGGGCTGTGAAGCGACACCTGCATTTGCCCATCGGGATTCCCTGGCGGTAAGAGAGTATCTTCATTCACTCGTCCTCTATTCAGAGGGCTGTCGTATCGATGGATTGTTTTTGTGTGACGGCACAAACCCTTTAGCCGGCATGATATTTCTGGGGAAGGTGAAAACCAGGCCCCGTTGGATGGTTTATTTATTGTATAATCCCCAGGAAAAACGGCGAGTCGCCTATGCCTGGGTCGAGGCGGGCGGCGAGAAAATGCCGATCCCGCATTGCGATGAAAATTGTGTTTTCGGTCCGGACGCCCTGAATATTTATAATCAGGCCCACGAGGATTCCTTTCTCTTGGCTGGCCCCCAAACCTTACTGATTAACTATCCGAATCAAGATTGATGAATTCGCAACAGACTGATTTCATTGACTTGCGTTTTGCTAGGCTGATTCTATGTCTGGACCTTTTGCGACAGTGACCTACTTCAGTCCATTGAGGGCTGTTATTAAAAGAATGCACTGCACTATTTTGTTATGTTGTAGTTGGAGAAATAGCATTATATTTTTCGGTAGTTGCGGCAAATTCAGGAAAAAGAACTTTTTACATATAACGTAAGTTTTTAGAAGAAAGAGGGGTTATTCCTGCAAGGTTTCGGCTGTATGGATATCTGCCACTGACAGCCCTTCGAGTGCCGCCTCTACACGATACACAAGATGCAGCTTCAGCCAGTCCCGCAGAGTGAAGATGTCGGCTTTTCCTCGTCGCCAGGCATCGAGGATAAACACATTATCCCGATATTTATAAGAAAGTATATCTCGACGATTAATGGTTTCGGGTTGATACACAAGAACGGCATGATGTTCGAAGATCGTTCCTTGGTTTATGACAATACCGGTAATTCCCCAGCCGGACTCCCGTGCCGCAGGTAAAACTCCCTGGTAAATCCGCTTTTGCCAGTGATGGCATAATCCTCTGTGTTTCCCGTCAGGAGCCATATTGATGAGAATATTGCCTAGCCATCCACTGTGCCATGTGGAGCCGGATTCATTTTCAGGGGTATCATGGAGATTTTGTTCAAATGCTTTGCGGATCAACAAAAGGTCCTGGTTCTGGTTTTCTGTGACTTCCAGCGTTAACGAAGTGCAGCCGGTGATCACCGAGAGCAACAAAAGGATACCGCTGAGGAGGGGCAGTATTAAAGATCGAGATCGTCTTTTGCTCAGTGAATGAAGTGAAGCCATGGGTAATTTGTAATTGTTAAAGGGATTATCGTTTCATGAAAAATTCATAGTAATAAAAGATGATTGGAAAAGGAAGCGTTTCACTGTTTATGTATTATACTTGCTGAGAAATTAAATAAAGATCTTTGTGAGATTTTCCCAGGTCAGGGAAAATGAGGTGCCTCCTCCTGATTGATATTTCGTAATCAGAGATCTTTCATGAATGCCGGCTATGAGCATGGCATTTTAATCATATCATGGCGGTCATCACATGAAGTTTTTATATACAGATCTGCGGTATTTATTAAAGAGACGTCAGATGTCCGGAATTTTTTACGCAGTGGTTTTTTTTTCGAGTGGGCTGCTTTTTTCAAGCACGGCGACAGCGGATTCCGTTTCTGATTGCAGCCGGATCGAAGATGATTCCAAGAGGCTCGAATGCTTTGACCTGATCAACTCTTCTCCGC from Pseudomonadota bacterium includes these protein-coding regions:
- a CDS encoding RNA-binding protein; this encodes MKLYVGNLMYNMTDIELSNLFSTYGAVVNAQIITDHYTRQSKNFGYVKMSSRTAGKIALQNLHGKKINNRKIIVKEARPRDERMGLGW
- the sucD gene encoding succinate--CoA ligase subunit alpha, with product MAIFINKETKVLVQGITGREGQFHSRQCIEYGTRIVAGVTPGKGGQKMDDVPVFDRVNEAVRETGANCSMIFVPPAFAADAIREAADSGIELIVAITEGIPVLDMLRVKNYLAGCKSRLIGPNCPGIITPGQSKVGIMPGIIHKSGGPVGVVSRSGTLTYEVVHQLTLQGIGQTTCLGIGGDPVTGTSFIDCLEAFEQDPETKCIVLVGEIGGTAEEEAAAYIAEKVSKPVVGFVAGLSAPPGRRMGHAGAIVSGGSGTAQSKITVMKEAGIHVCENLGRFGEFCAEVFLNN